A section of the Candidatus Thermoplasmatota archaeon genome encodes:
- a CDS encoding creatininase family protein yields the protein MKNNNKKKETKIIKFEELNWKQIDALNRDKTIFFLAINPMEEHGPHLPVGTDYLTAKDAVVEAIKILNEKNPSLNYVLLPPIPVGYCKFNTDFPGSLSVSGKTVRDIVYGIGSSLANHGFKYLVICSYHMAIGHLKGIYSAMKKLESKYGMKVCEPWGPYFYNNETEKREPKLGFDTSKEVHACFRETSLMKYQYPYLVDESYKNLQSIYRDMRSPRTISKKFKELGLKDGYIGSPARADADYGRWYFNETVNTYVRCTLDLYEGKKIPELPHHIKVAMRTLFWQ from the coding sequence TTGAAAAACAACAACAAAAAAAAAGAAACAAAAATCATAAAATTCGAGGAACTCAATTGGAAACAGATAGATGCACTAAATAGGGATAAAACAATTTTTTTCTTAGCAATTAATCCTATGGAGGAACACGGCCCTCATCTACCAGTTGGAACAGATTACCTCACTGCCAAAGATGCTGTTGTTGAGGCTATAAAAATCTTAAATGAAAAAAACCCTTCTTTAAACTATGTTCTTTTACCACCTATCCCAGTTGGTTACTGCAAGTTTAACACTGATTTTCCAGGTAGCCTATCGGTTAGTGGAAAAACCGTTAGAGACATTGTCTATGGTATTGGTTCCTCTCTTGCTAACCATGGTTTCAAATACCTTGTTATATGTAGCTATCACATGGCAATCGGTCATTTGAAAGGTATTTATTCTGCTATGAAAAAACTTGAATCAAAATATGGTATGAAGGTATGTGAGCCTTGGGGACCATATTTTTATAACAACGAAACTGAGAAGCGTGAACCAAAACTTGGTTTTGACACAAGCAAAGAGGTTCATGCGTGTTTCCGTGAGACATCGCTCATGAAATATCAGTACCCGTATCTTGTGGATGAATCCTATAAGAATTTACAGAGTATATATAGAGATATGCGTTCACCAAGAACTATCAGCAAAAAATTTAAGGAACTTGGTTTAAAAGATGGTTACATTGGCAGCCCAGCGAGGGCTGATGCTGATTATGGTAGATGGTATTTCAATGAAACAGTAAACACTTATGTTCGATGTACGCTTGATCTTTATGAAGGAAAAAAAATACCAGAATTACCACATCACATAAAAGTGGCTATGAGAACATTGTTTTGGCAATAG